One segment of Rhodopirellula baltica SH 1 DNA contains the following:
- a CDS encoding ankyrin repeat domain-containing protein, protein MQYSSLQTRRVSVRRSSVLSVLILGSAIGLSGCESKRLSPEDFPRREREDVLAPQAPEGMATSEDVPLPEKSPEDKFREAAMIGDLAGVKRLAGQGVDVSAMDEHQRTAMQMAAFDGHTPVVEWFLSQEVEVDHRDSFGRTALMYASTADNAETVKLLLDAGAAVDLVDSEEHFSPLMFAAAEGQMAVVELLLEAGADPTKADIDGETAIDFASSNGHTEVVKRLQK, encoded by the coding sequence TTGAGCGTCTTGATCCTCGGTTCGGCCATTGGACTTTCAGGGTGCGAATCCAAGCGGTTGTCACCGGAGGATTTCCCGCGGCGTGAGCGAGAAGATGTGCTGGCACCTCAGGCTCCCGAAGGCATGGCCACTTCGGAAGATGTTCCGCTTCCCGAGAAGTCACCCGAAGACAAGTTTCGTGAAGCCGCGATGATCGGTGACTTGGCTGGTGTCAAGCGACTCGCGGGGCAGGGCGTGGATGTTTCGGCGATGGACGAGCATCAACGCACGGCAATGCAAATGGCTGCGTTCGACGGTCACACACCGGTGGTCGAATGGTTTTTGTCTCAGGAGGTCGAAGTTGACCATCGAGATTCGTTTGGTCGTACCGCACTGATGTATGCCTCGACCGCTGACAATGCAGAAACGGTCAAGCTATTGCTCGACGCCGGTGCGGCGGTGGACTTGGTCGACAGCGAAGAACACTTTTCACCGCTGATGTTCGCAGCGGCGGAAGGTCAAATGGCGGTGGTCGAGTTGTTGCTCGAGGCGGGAGCCGATCCAACCAAAGCCGACATCGACGGCGAAACCGCAATTGACTTTGCTAGCAGCAACGGCCACACCGAAGTCGTGAAACGACTTCAAAAGTAA